The stretch of DNA GTTAAAAGCAAAAACCAAACTGAATATTTTTTCCAAAAATGATAATCAATACGCTGAATAACAAACCAAAAAACCAAACCTACGCCCAAAGCAATAGCTTGGCGCACAAGATAATGGTAAGGATTGCCAAACCTTTCTAAAGAAATCACTACTGAGGCAGAATAAACAAAAACCAAACCTACAACTACCAAAAGAAAAACCACTATACTCAACCAAGGATCTGCCTTTTTAAACCTTGCCATATTTAAATTTAGCTATCTGTTCTTTAACTAATTTTTTGAACTTTCTGCCTCTCTCCCGATAGTCTTTAAACTCACCAAAACTCTCGCAAGCAGGCGAAAGAAGCACTACTTCCCCACCATCAAGAAGAGAAAAAACTTTTCTTAATGCTTCCTCTAAAGAGGAGCATTTTTTTACTAAAACTTTACTATTGCCCATTTCTAACCAAAGTTTAGCTATCTGCTCTTTAGCTTCACCGATTAAAAACAAAGCCTTAACTTCTCTGGCTACTACTTTTAACCAATCAGCAAAATCATTAGGATTTGGTTTGGACTTGCCGCCAGCAATAACAATTTTTTTCCTGCCCGGAAAGGCCTCAATTGCCGCCGCCGCTGCCTCCGGATTTGTAGCTTGGGAATCGTTATAAAACTCTACTCCACGCCACTTAGCTATTAGCTCTAAACGATGTTTTAATCCTTTAAAACTCTGCAAACCTTTTCTTATCTTTTCTATTGGCGCCCCTACTCTTTTAGCCACCAAACTGGCAGCTAAAGCATTTAAAACATTGTGTCTGCCCGGTATAAGAAGCTCTTCCTTTCTAATAATCTCTTCTTTTTTGCCAAAATAAAAATACAATGTCTCTTTATCTAAAAAAGCACCTTTTTTCTTAACCGGTTTTAGACCAAACCAATAAACATCAGCTGGTGTAGCAGAAGCAAAACTGCGTAAATAGTGATTTTCATAATTAAGCACAGCCAAGGAAAAAGGCTTCTGATAACGCACTAGGTTCTTTTTAACTTCAACATATTCAGAAAAAGAAGCATGGTCATCAAGATGGGTCGGCGAAACAGTAGTCAAAACAGCGATATCAGGTGAATGTTTCAAACCAATAAGTTGGCGATTAGAAATCTCCAAAATAAGTATGTCTTTTTTGTTGGCTTCTTCAATCTTATCTAAAACCGGTGGATTATTTCTGTCATTTCCTGAAAGCCAAACTTTTCTTTGCGGCAGATTTTTTAAAAGATGGTATATAAGAGCTGAGGTTGTTGATTTGCCCGAACTGCCGCTAATGCCAATAATTAAACCCTTAAAAAGAAGAAAATAAAGCTCTGTAAGCTGCATAAATTTAACCTTGCCTTCTACTCTATGCAGAGATTCGTTTTGGGGGTATCTAAACCAAGATTGGGGAACAAAAACAATATCAGCTTTATTGACACCCTCAAGATATCTTTTTCGCAAACGCAACCCCTCTTTCTCTGCTAAAATCTCCTGCCAAATATCTTTTTTCTCTTTGGTTGTTAAATAATCATGAAAAGAAAAAAAGTTTTCTTTTAAAGCTGTTAAATTAGGGGAAAAATCATGCAAGATAGCCCTGATTTGGTGTTTTTTCAACCACCTGAAAATCGCCAACCCCTCCATCCCGGAAATACCAACTATATGGATTTTTTTGTTTTTGAGAAAATCAAGAGACATTCTAAAAAAAAGATACCACAAATAAGCCTAAAAACAAAGGTTATTTGTTTACTCTATAGTGCCTGTAATTCTCCACTCTGAAGGATGAAAAGTACCTGCTGCTGTATGACAAGGGCACCAATTCCCCATGTCTTCTATGGAATGATAACATATTTTATAATATGCTCCAACTACCCAACCATAAGAACCATAAGAGTTGATACTATTATAGCAAAAAAAACTTTTAAAGCCTAAATCTTTAAAAAGAGACAAGCCTCTTATGCTAAAATTAAAAATACCTTTATAATAATAAGGAGGCGGTGCCTCTGGGTCTACATTTTGATCAGGATTAGAAATAACAGGAGAAGACTCAAGACTAATTTCGGTAAAGGAACCTTGACCATTCTTGGCAGCATTATAATCACTATAAAGTGGGATACTAGATTGAACCTTAACTAAATCCCATGTCTCCCGGATAGTTTTACCCCCCATAGTCCCTCGAATTTGCCACTGGGCAGGCCCAATTGAGATTTTGCCTCTTCCCCAATCTTGCACATCAAGCCACTGGCTCACTTTATAGGTCAAATCATAACTGCTTGCTCCTGCTACTGTTGGCAGCAAAGGCGAACCAATAGTTAAGCCTCCGATCTTAACAGGAGGCAAAAAAAGCAAAAACAAACCTAAAGCCAAAAAGACAATTCCTCCTGCTAATAACTTCCACTCTTTTTGAAATATGTTTTTGATTTTCATACCCAAATTTCGTATTTATAATATCAAATTTTTAAATGCCAAAAAAGTGGATAAAAAATTATTGGGCCACAGGAGGCAAACCACTAGATTCAAAACTATAATCGCAGATATTTTCCTGCAAACAACGTAGTATTGCCTGATAACGGGCGTAAAGGGGATGGGTGACAGGGATATCTTTAAGGATTCTTTTAATTTTATAAACCTGCATCACTTTACTCTTCTGCACCCAAGGAGTATATAGAAAGACTACAGCTAAAAAAAACAACAAACTAACAACAAAAAAAGCAACTATGCCAAAACAATATTTTTTCTTATTTTTTCTCCTTTTTGTCTGACCAGACTTGATTATTGCCATCTTTACCCTCTCCCAATTAAAGCAAACAAAAGGCCAACTACCGCTGTCACTATGCCTATAACCCAAAACCTCATTGTCACCTTAACTTCAGCCCAACCTTTAGCCTCAAAGTGATGATGAATCGGAGCGGCAACAAAAATTTTACGTTTAAACACCTTTTTGGAAAAAATCTGCAAAGCTGAAGAACAAAGCTCAACCAAAAACACAAAAGCAATTATAGGCAATATCACTACTGTGTCTGTAAGCATAGCCATAACTCCCAAAGTGGCTCCCAAAGATAAAGAGCCTGTATCTCCCATAAAAAATCTGGCTGGATAGATATTAAACCACAAAAAAGCCAGAAGCGCCCCTACTAAAGAAGCATTAAAATAAGCCAAACCAAACTGACCCTTTAGTAAACAAACAACTACATAAGCCCCAAAAACAAAAGCAGAAAGCCCAGCCGCTAACCCGTCTAAACCGTCAGTGATATTAACCGCATTAGCAGCAGAAACTACTACAAAGATAAAGAGAGGAACATACCAAAAACCAAGTTCCACATCCCCTACCCGCGGAATATGAAGGGTATGGAAACCTAATTTATAAAAAAACCACCATGCCCCTAAAGCGGCAATCAAAAAAAGCCAGATTAACTTTGTCCGGGCTCTAATACCTTTTATTTTGCCTATCCCTCTAATATTGGCCCAATCGTCTACAGCCCCTAAAATCCCTACCCCTACCAAAACCGCTAAAGGCAGGTATGTCTGCGAACGACTAAAGTTAAAAAGCAAAGTAATAATAGCTACAGTTCCCCAAATTAATACTCCAGCCATAGTTGGGGTATTCCGTTTCAAAGCATGAAGCTTAGCCACAATCGTTGATTTTTCTCCAGTAGCAGTGTTCTCTCTAATCTGCTTCCAGAATCGG from bacterium encodes:
- the murD gene encoding UDP-N-acetylmuramoyl-L-alanine--D-glutamate ligase codes for the protein MSLDFLKNKKIHIVGISGMEGLAIFRWLKKHQIRAILHDFSPNLTALKENFFSFHDYLTTKEKKDIWQEILAEKEGLRLRKRYLEGVNKADIVFVPQSWFRYPQNESLHRVEGKVKFMQLTELYFLLFKGLIIGISGSSGKSTTSALIYHLLKNLPQRKVWLSGNDRNNPPVLDKIEEANKKDILILEISNRQLIGLKHSPDIAVLTTVSPTHLDDHASFSEYVEVKKNLVRYQKPFSLAVLNYENHYLRSFASATPADVYWFGLKPVKKKGAFLDKETLYFYFGKKEEIIRKEELLIPGRHNVLNALAASLVAKRVGAPIEKIRKGLQSFKGLKHRLELIAKWRGVEFYNDSQATNPEAAAAAIEAFPGRKKIVIAGGKSKPNPNDFADWLKVVAREVKALFLIGEAKEQIAKLWLEMGNSKVLVKKCSSLEEALRKVFSLLDGGEVVLLSPACESFGEFKDYRERGRKFKKLVKEQIAKFKYGKV
- the mraY gene encoding phospho-N-acetylmuramoyl-pentapeptide-transferase, which produces MEEVFSLNLQSLFKSGWFTIGSFILAVILTPLVSYLLYRYRFWKQIRENTATGEKSTIVAKLHALKRNTPTMAGVLIWGTVAIITLLFNFSRSQTYLPLAVLVGVGILGAVDDWANIRGIGKIKGIRARTKLIWLFLIAALGAWWFFYKLGFHTLHIPRVGDVELGFWYVPLFIFVVVSAANAVNITDGLDGLAAGLSAFVFGAYVVVCLLKGQFGLAYFNASLVGALLAFLWFNIYPARFFMGDTGSLSLGATLGVMAMLTDTVVILPIIAFVFLVELCSSALQIFSKKVFKRKIFVAAPIHHHFEAKGWAEVKVTMRFWVIGIVTAVVGLLFALIGRG